The Polynucleobacter sp. MWH-CaK5 region TTAAGTCTTTTCTGTAAGTCATTACTATCAATAGACCAAAAACGATGAGACTGTGATTTTCTAATCGGTATTAAAGAGTGTATGTGATGTGGTTTATGTGAACGTGAAACTCTAAAAAATGAAGAATCATCTTTCTCGTAATAGAAAAATTCTTCAAAAGGAATGGCTAGTTCTTGGTTCTTCTGATTCGGTTCGATTACTCGTCTAACTTTATGAAGAACCCTAGTTTTATATTCTGAGCTCCATTTATTTGGTCTAGCTACTTTTCCACCAGACTTAAAAACTACAGTCATAGTAAATAGTTCCCATTCATGATTTTTAGATTCGAACCAATCAGACCAAGCTTTAGTTAGTTCATTTTTAGTAGGGTAAATTCGTTTCCACGGTTCTAAGTATTCAGATTTCATTCAATTCTTTCTATTTCAGTATTTTTAGATAAAGAAAGGTCATACCCCTTCTCGAAGTGGTTCTTAACTTTCAAGTTGTAAAGTGAGCTTCAGACTAGGGGATCATGTCCATCTATTAGTTCAAAACTCACTAAGGTATAACGACCGTAAAACTATTTATAAAAAAATTAATGTAGGTTTTCGTATCCTGGGTCATATGGAAGTTCATCTACAGAAAAAACCATATGTTCGAAAATAAACATCGAGGAAGGTAGCCTTCCTTTTTGGGTATCTTCAAGAAGTTCTTCATAAGCTAATCGATACGATTCGGAAAGAGGCTTTCCATCAAGTACAAAGTCATGAAGAAACTCGACTAATAATTTTTCATAATGGTCTCTCTTGGTTTTTATCTCACTTAAAAACCTGTGTTTCCGTTCAAATTCTTCCTGTTCGTAATCTGAACTGAAGTATTCACTTAAATTTCCCATGTTATTAATCCTATAAGTTAAATTTATTAAAAATATGATTTAAAACAATGATTTACATCGTTTAATTCATACCTCCATTATTTCAGAAAAGTGAATTAAAGCCGATTGTTGGATTAATTAAGATATTTAAAGTGTTATGAAAATTTGTTATATTTTGGGTATGAAAACGAATAAAAATTCCATCCAAAGAAACTTCCCCTATCAACACCCCACATTTGGTCGTGTAACCAAGATAAAACACCCGGATTCTTGGAAAAAAACGGTCTATTACTGGTGGTGGAGTTATTTAAAGAGAAATCAGGAGTATTTAAAGTGTTGTGAAGTTGGAGGAAAGGGAAAGCTCGATAAACTTTATCGGGACTTTGGTGATGTTCGATCTGACGATTTTCAGAAGTGGTGGTCTGAAGATGACCGTGGGGCTAATTTATTTTCGAACCCTGTAACTGAGTCTACTGTTCGTTTACTTGAAATTGGAGATGTCGTTACTGAAGAAAATCAACTAACTGTGAGCTTTCCACTTTCTCTTCCTAAAAGACACTTGAAGAAGAGATTGAACGATTTGTTAAAAAAGCACCATAAGGGTCAAAAGGGAGTTCAGCAAGCTAAGAAAAGTAAAGCTAAGTATCAATTTAAGGGTCAACCAAACCTCGAGGGTCTTGAGAGAGCTTTAAAGGTTTATGACCACCTTGAAGAGCTAAAGTTAAGGGGAGTAAAGAAGCCTCAATGGAAGGTGGCTATGGATTTAGATATTCTGAGAGATGAAGATCGACTAAAGCCTAGTGATTCACCAAAAGAGGCTGAAGCAAAGCGAAGAGTGATTACAGCTATTGTTGGAAGACTGAAGAGAAAAGCGAGTGATTCGGTAAGAAATACGAGTAAGGGTTTATTCCCTTAAAAGGATTAGATATGAATGATTTTAATTTTGAAGAAATTTCGAAGAAAAGTGATGAGGAATTGAAGAAGATATTAAGTTGGCTATCAATGGAGCCAATTATTAATGACCGTATTCAACATCGAGCTATTATTCAAGCGATGGTAATAAATCAAATACTTTTTCAAAGACACATTGATGGTGTTGAGAAAAGGGCTCGAACCGCACAAAGAGTATCCATTGGACTTGCTTTTTTAGCTTTGATTGTTTCAATCATATCAATTACATTCTCATAGTCTAGAGAAGACTATCCTTAAAAATAATTAACTTTAAGAGAGATTTATATGTCTGATTTTCTTATTCTTGTATTAGTTTTATTCATCATTTGGTTTGGTGTGGGTGTGATGAGAAAGCGTCTTTATTACGGTGAAGTTGAGGCTGTTATGAAGTCCAGAGGCTACCTACCAGAATCATTGATTCTGTTGATGGGTACGAGAGAGTATTGGCGTGCTCTTGAAGAATGTCGTAAGCGTGGAATGAAAAGTCACGAAGCTGCTTATAGTATTACGAGTTATTTTGATAAAAAAACTGAAGGTATTTCTCAATCATTAGACGGAATACTGTAGTTTCATATCATCAATAATGATGATATTTAAATAATCAATAATTTATTGATTATTAATACGGTTGTAGGAATCGATAAAGCCAAGCATGTTGAATGTTAGTAGAGAATTAATTTCAACATCAAAATTTATCAAAAAATGAACTTCATGGTTTTTTTCTAAAAGATCTGTTAAATCTTTTTCTGAATTAATTTTTAAAATAGTCTCACCTTCATGTTTGACACAAGTGGTCCGTATTCTTTTACTAACACCAGAAGTTTGAATTAACCAACCATCGATAACTTTGGTTGTGTCACAAATAACCGAAGGAGTAATGTAGTACATACACCCGTTATTACACACGTAACCAAACTCATAATTATGTTCATTCAATGTGTGAATATTTTTGTATGACTTACCTTCAACATAAATCCAGTAACCATAGGGTGTACGCTCTTTAGCTTCAATAGGGTATGAAGTAACTAAAAGTAAAAAAAATAAAATAAAACCAGTGATACTAATGTTCATCAGCCCAATCTAGCTGACGATTAAATTGTTTTCACTAAAAATTAGTGAAAAACTTTTTCACAATTTTGTTTTGATTTATCAATTTCTTTTAAATATAGTTTCTATAAATTATATTAAGAATGTCTCAGTGAATAGTTTTAGATTTCTTCAGTTCCTGAATGAGAGTGTAAGACAGCTACCAGTTAGTTCGTCCTTGATACCACTATTTGTGATTTGTATCACTCTTCATCACGATGAGACTGGTGATGATTTAACTCTGAAAACACTCTACTCTCGACTTTATATGTATAGCGATGTGGGAGTGAAAAATCACTTATCTAAGCTTAAGCTCAAGGGGTGGATTCAAATCAAGCCATCTAATTCTGATGGACGTGTTAAGTGTATTGTTGGGACAAAAAGATTACACGCTGCTTTTAATAAAGTAACAAAAGCTTTTATTAATAATCATTCTTTAAAGTAAACAACGCTACAGCGAGTCGAACGATCGTAAAAGACGCCCGAAAGCAGGTCTTACGTTTTCACGGCTAAGTTGTTGTCTTTAATTCAAAAAATTCCAATAATTCCTCCCGTTCATCTAATGGGAGAGGTTAATGTCTACTTACTACGGTTACATCAGGGTCTCAACCCTACAACAGGCTAATGATGGTGATAGCTTGGAAACCCAGCTCAAACAAATCAATTCGTACGCTTCTCTGAAGGGTTACGACATTCCCCAAGAGAACTTCATCACCGAGAGAGGTGTCAGTGGAAGCGTTGAGTTTGAAAAGCGTCCAGAGGGTCTAAAGCTCTTCGAGAAGCTCGAAACAGGTGATGTCTTAATCTTCTCTAAACTCGATAGGGCTTTTCGTAATACAAGAAATGCGTTGAACACACTTCATGAGTTAAAACTTCGTGGAGTTTCAGTTCACTTCATCGATTTAGGTGGTGATGTGACTAATGACGGTATTGGTTCAGTGATATTTACGATTCTGTCAGCTTTTGCTACTTTTGAAAGAGAGAGAATAGCTACACGTATTCGTGAGGTGAAACAAGTACAGAAGGCTGATGGAAAATTCCTCGGTGGATTTACTCGTTTCGGTTACAGGGTTGTTGAAGATAGACTTGAGAAGGATCTTGAACAACAAAAAATAATTAAAGAAATGAGAGATATGAAAAGACGAGGTATGAGTCTTAGAAGAATATCAAGTTGGTTAAATAAAACTCATTCAGTAAAAATGTCTCACTCAACTGTATCGACGTATTTTTGAGATTGAATTAATAAACGAGTTATATGTCTATTGACTTTGGTGTCTGAAATGAAAAAAGCACTTAAGTTTTCACTTTAGTGCTTTTTTGGTTGGCTCCCGTAAGAGCCTTGTACTGGTGGGTCGGGCGAGATTCGAACTCGCGACCAACGGATTAAAAGAAAAAATACACTAAAAAAACCTATATAAATCAACATTTAAATTCTGGTGTGTATCAAAGTGTGTAGTTAGCTTCTTGTTTTAATTGGTTTGTATTGAGCAAATACATAGACTAACTTAGTATGAATAAATCCTAATTTATTTGGAGTAATAAATGGCAACTCGTCGCTTATTCAAAACTGTTCCCAAATTTACAGCATATGAAGTTAAGCTGGCTGAGCTTTGTGCTATGGACTTATGGAGTGGCATTGATTACGAAACAGGCGAGGAGATGGAAGTTAGTGATGAAGAGTTTCTTGCTGATTTTGCTATTCCGTTTCAGTTGTTGAGAAAAAATCCAAAAACTAATAATCAAATAACTGAATTTTCAATAAGAAGGTTGATTAGGGTAGGAAAGATAAAAGCCGCATATCGTTCACAAGAGCCTACAAACTTTCAATCAGGCATTAAGACGATAGTGAAGAAAGTAATCCCTGTTTATGATGGGTGGCGAAATAAAACATTGAAGTTAACGCCAATTGGTTATGGAGAAAGAGTGACACTTGATTTAGGTGCTGGATTTGTTACTAATTCAAAGCCTTCGTTAAATGGAAATTATCGTATTGCTTTAGCTTCGCGTTTGTTGTTCTTTGCTGTACCAGATATGCTGTTGTTTAATTTTTCAAATGACTTGGCAGAGTCTATGTTATTTCAAAAGCGCCCACAAGCCGCAATACCCTACTTTATGGAAGCCTTACAGCAAGGACTTCTGGTTAATAGGACTTTATTCAATAAGCTTGAGTTGCCACCTTCTAAATTGCTTGGTACTGCTTTATGGAAGAGAATTAAGAAATTTAATTGGTGGCAAAGAAGAGTTTTGGATTTAGCCTTAATGCTACACTTTGGAGTTGTAACGGCTCGTCCAGCGTTAAGGACAAAAGCAAGAAGACTTACGGCTAAACCTAAAAAAGCAAAGATTTAATTAAGCTAGCTCAACAGCTTTACGCTTCATATCATCGTTTACATCTATGTAAGCCTGCGTTGTACTGATGTTCTTATGTCCAGCTAAGCTCATCAGTACACGCACCCCAACTCCTTTAGTAGCTAAGTTAGTAATAAAAGTGCGTCTGCCACTATGTGAGCTGGCACCATCAACCCCAGCTCGTTTATACAAGTAGTGGAAGAACTGGGTAAGTGTATTTGCTGTAAAGCCATCACTAGTGCGCTTTTGACTGTAAAAGAACTTAAGTGCTGGATTGGTATTGGAGGCACTCATTAAGCGTGTATATAGCTCCAACTCCTTGCGTAGCTTATCGCTAACAAATACAACCCTCGCTTCATTGCCTTTTGTTTGCTCTGCGGACAAGCGTATCTCGTTGCGTATATTGCCTTCTGCGTCTAATACATCGCTATTACGCAAACTAGCCACTTCACCTACACGCATACCACTTAAGTGCGTAGTCATTAGTAGCGCACGATTGCGTACGCTGTGCTTGCGTGTTGCTGTGTAATCTAAAACTCTGCGTAGTTCTTGTTGTGTAAGTGTTTTTGCTTGCTTTGACATAGTTTCTACCTCGTATGTAGTGTTTTGTATGTCATTAGTATGTTTTCTTTGTTTATCTATTCCTACCTCTTTTTGCTTGTACGCTGTCATTAAATAAAACCCCCAATATTCAAGTGGTTGCGTCATAAAGCTACGCAAATATAAGGAAATATGAATTTCCTTATATTGTTGTATTTATTGGTGTTGTGGCTTATTGACTACAGAATTGCGTATTGCGTATAGCGTATAGCGTCTATGCGCTGTTCAAGCTGTTCTCTGCTGTATTGCTATTAGCTGTGAGGCGTTATGCGCTTATAGCGTGGATTTAGTGCTGGTTAAGTTGTCTAAACAAATTTGGGCTAATGCCATTAAGCGTTTCAAATACTCTTGTTAATTGAGAAACGCTTGTAAAACCAGTTAGCTTTGCTATTGTTTTTAATGGGGCATTTGTAGACAGCATATCTTTTGCCATATCAATCCGTACAGACTTTACATACTGTGCTGGTGTAACTCCAAAGCTATCAAAAAACTTACGATAAAAATTGCGATGAGACATTTCAGCAATCTTAGCCATTACTTCTGCGTCTATGTGTTTTGAAATATTCTCTTTTATCCAATTTACTAATTCAATAAAAGGCTCTGCGTTTGATTGTGCTGTTAATACTGGGCTAAATTGTGACTGATAGCCAGGTCGCCTTGCGTATAGCACCAATCGTTGCGCTATTTGATTTGAAATTAAATTTCCATAATCATTAGCTACTATTTGTAGGCTCATATCAATGCCAGTTGTAACGCCAGCAGAAGTCCACACTCGTTTGTCATTTACATATAAAGCATTTGAATCAACTACTGCTGTTGGAACTTCTTTAGCTAATTTTTCGCAATAATTCCAATGCGTAGTAATACGCTTTCCATTTAGTAATCCCAATCTTCCCAATACATAAGCTCCTGTACATATAGAGCCATAGCGTTTTGCTTTAAGTGTATTTTTCTTAATAAGATTTGTTGCTGTTTTATCTTTAATTAACTCATCAATGCCATATTCATCTCCACCAGCAATTAAAAGAGTATCAATGTTTTCAATATTTCTTAGCGCAATAGTTTTAATTTCTAATCCACTACTACTTTTAATCATCCCACCTTGTGCTGATAAAAAAATGACTTGATAAACTTTTTTATTTAATGCGTCATTAGCAGATGAGAATACGCTGGCAGGACCGCTTACATCCAGTATTTGAAAGCCGTTAAAGGCAACTATGGCAATTACACGCTTTTTAGTCATTGGCACAAATTAACATAATATTGGCATTTCTGCCATCTTGTTTATCCGTACAATTTTGTAAAAGGAGAACTTGATATGAGTACTGAAATTAATATTGGTTTTTTGTTATTTCCAAATCTAACGCAATTAGATTTAACAGCACCAGCGCAAGTATTAAGCCGCATACCAAATGCCAAAATACATTTAGCGTGGAAAGATACTAACCCTGTCAAAACAGATGTTGGATTTAGCATTAACCCAACAACATCCTTCAATAATTGCCCACAACTTGATGTGCTGTGTGTGCCAGGTGGATTTGGTATTGGAGAGCAAATGATTGATAGTGAGACATTGGGCTTTTTACGCACTCAAAGTAAGAATGCCAAATACATTACTTCAGTTTGTAATGGTTCTTTAATACTTGGTGCGGCTGGGTTATTAAAAGGGCATAAAAGTGCTTGTCATTGGATTTGGAAAAAATACTTACATAAGTTTGGTGCTGAAGCTGTTGATGGACGGGTAGTAAGAGATGGCAAGCATATATCAGGTGGAGGTGTTACGGCTGGACTTGATTTTGCTTTTAATCTTGCTTCAGAATTGGCTGGTGAAGAAGTGGCTAAGATGCTACAACTTGGACTTGAATATGAACCACAACCACCATATGACTGTGGAACACCAATTAAAGCTGGTAATGAATTAGTTGAAAAAGTATTGGCACTACAGATTGAAAGAATTAAAAAGATTGAGTTGAATATAGAGCAAGCGTCTAAGGCAATTTGATAGCTTACTTTTTTATAGCGTTTTCAAGCGCCTTGTTTAGCTCTTCATAACGCTTATTGGCAAGTTTAGTTAAATGAACTTCTTTAAGCCTGCCGTCTTCTTTTGTAATCTTTAATTCAAGTAGGTTCTTATCAACAAGGCTTGATAGTGCTTTATGTAATGTTGCTTGTGATGCTATTTGATTGAGTGTGATTAAGTCTTTTACATATATTACTTTGTCAGCGTGTGTTTCAGTAGCAACTACATCCAAAAGCAATCTTTCATCATTGCTTAAGTTGTACTTCCTATTGCTTTCACTTAGCTTATTTAAGAACTTAAAGTAACTATCTTTTGTCATTTGTATATATTACTACTAATAGTTTGAGTTATTTTTAACATAGCTTCGCTAATTAAAGCTTCATTCAGCTTTAAGTGCTATCAGCAAAAGACAACTAAAGTCAGTAATGCTGTACTACGCTAAATCCCACAGCACATTGTCTGTGTCTTTCATTCCCAATTCTTTTGTTAAGTATTCCATCCAACCACTATCCACAATATCTACTTTGTGCTGTTCATCTAATTCTTGTACTCGTAGTTTTGCGTTGCGTACCAAACCATCCACTTCATTCCACTTCACATAGCTAGGCAAGTCACCAATAGCCATATGTAAATGTAAGTTCTTGCCTGTACGCTCACCTTCCACCACTACTAAGTATTTCAAGCCTTTTCCATAACGCTTTGCGCTACTACCAAACACTTGCTGGTTTAGCTTTTGTGTAAAGTGCCTAGCTATGCGTCTTACCTCGTCTTTGTCCAATTTCTGTATGTACGCACCATTAGCGTTTTTAACGAGATTGGACTGTTTAAGCGTAAGGGTTAAGGCAAGTGGATATTGCTTATGTAAGCTGTTTAACCAAGTGCGTGTAGCCTGCTTTTGCGTAGGCGTAGCAGTAGGGCAATAGGCTGTTTTTTGTCTAATTTGCTGTAGGTTCATATGTTTATTTAGCTATACCAAATAAAACCTATATATTTCCTGTTTTTTCTTATATAAATCATATACTTACAGAGATAGCAAATACTCACATTTAGGTAGGAAAAGGGCATAACTGACAGTACATTAGTAATTCCACATTATGAAAAGGAGTGAAAAATGGCTGTTTTGTCCAACTTAAAGCTAGTAGCTAGCAAAAAGCATCTAACAGTTGCGCCAGTAGTACAAAGACGCAATAAATTGATAGCAAAAATTCATCAGCAAATAGAGCTGTGTGAAGCGCAAAAGGCAGGTAATACCTACGCACCTAAAAAACTCAAAACCTATACCAATAAGCAAACTGGTGAGCGTATGACAGCAGAAGTAGCCAAAAGAGTAAGAGAATGGTTTTGGGTAAATGACGCAGGCAAGATTAATTTAGCAATTAAGTATGGCGCTAAAACACTTCCACTGAATAAGAAGGGTGCTAACGCAATTGAGCTTACAAATGGTGATGAGCTAATTGCTACGCTTAAGGAATTAAAGATTGCTACGGCAAATGGTGAATTTGATGATGCTATTACAGAAGTAAGTGAAGCAACAAGGCAGGGGTTTGGCAAATGAAGCAATACAGGCTATGGGTGCGCATTAATCAAACGCAAACAGCCAATACGATTGTGTTTGCTGACAATGCGTATATGGCAAAGCAATTAGGGGAAGCGCAGTATGGGGTTGGTAATGTGCTGAACTATACGGAAGTATGAGTAGTGCTTTAGTGGGGGTTGGGTTAAATACTTGTATGCGCTTTTACGAATTTGCCCACACCCCCACTATTAAACCTATCAAGCCAATGAACCCACAGCAATATCGCCTGTATAGCCTTAAGCGTAATAAAGAAAATGCCAACAAAGCGTACAAGGCTGAGAAGGATAGGCAGAAGATTAAGGCTGGGCAGGCGGAGTTGGCGAAGATCTAAATCTCTTGTGCTGCGTTTCGCGACACTTGTTTAGTGGTGATATCGATATTCCTGGGTCTTGCCACCATAGCCATAGCTGGCAGCTCTCACATCCTGAACGTAGATGTAACTCTCTTCATGAAGATTGCCTAGAATGCGTTCAAATCCTGCAAAAGCTTCTTTAATGTACTGAGCCTTATCATCCTTGGTATTGGTTTCATCGGTGATCTTGATATCAAAGTAAAAGCTATTCTTTCCTTGTTCACTTAATAGCTTGCCACCTACCATCCAGCAGTCTGGATCAGCATAATCAATAGCAATGGCAGTTACTTCCTTTTTCTTCCCCAAAATACGATGGGTGAGGTCTAGCAATAACTCATGAATAGCCTTGGTAGTCGCTGTATTCTTTTGTCCACTGACTTTGACGTTCAAGATTGGCATGTAATTCTCCTTTGGTTGATGATTTAAATAAGTTAGCTATGCAACTATTAGGGAAATAAAAAAATCCTTACTTCAGGGCGGAGCTAATGCCTCGAAGTTGTCCCACAACATCTTCAAAATGGTTTGTGCCCAGCATTTTCTTCAGGCGCTTGGTTACAGCCCCACTGGCGGCATTAATGGCATCCTTCATTTCCACAGCCTTTTTAGTCGGGTGGATCTCTTGCTCGCGGCCATCTTTCTCAGAGGCTAGACGTTTAATTAAGCCCAGACGTTCTAGACCATCTAAACCTCTAGTAGCAGTAGGGCGGCTGATATTCATCTCTAAAGCCAGCTTACTTTGTAATAGTGGGGCTTTATCTAAAACCACTCTAAGCATGAAGGCTTGTGATGGGGTGAGGCCAAAAGGTTTAAATGCGCTAGTCCATTCCCGCTCTAGCTGGCGAGCTAGGCTGGTGGTATTGAAATAGAGGCATTGTTCAAACATGGGAGTAGTGTAATGCAGATTAATTAGCTATGCAACTATATTGCCATAAGTGTCTCGAAACGCGACACTTGGCAGGCGCATGGCCCTAATAATCAGAGCTAGACAGTTATCGATTCCATAACTAAACTGGACCAATAGTTCTTCCGCCAAAGATTTTCATGAAATACCTCGTAACCCTAGGATCGCTGCTAGTGGCTGGATTAGTCAAGGCGGCAACAGAAGGGGTAGAAAAAGCCTTGGTGGCAGATATGGCTCCCAAAGGATTGGCAGGTACCGCATTTGGTTGGTTCAATTTAATTACTGGCCTGATGCTGTTTCCAGCTTCATTTATCTTTGGCTGGGTATATGAATCGATTGCACCGCTTTACGCATTCTTATTCTCTGGTGGTTGTGCGTTAGTTGCTTTTATGCTGATGGCGTTTTGGGTCTATACGAACGAGGCACCCTAGGCCCCGGTCGATTCTGCTCCGGGCCACAAAGAAACACCAAAACCACCTTCGTGTGGTTTTTTCGTTTATAAAATGAGATGAAATGTCACTTAGGAGATCTCTATGGTTTGGTTTTATCTTGTCATCGCCATAATTGCAGAAGTGATGGCAACTACTGCCCTGAAGTTCGCGGAAGGCTTCACGAAGCTAATACCCTCTGCATTGGTTGTGGTGGGGTATGCCGGCGCATTCTATTTTTTGTCTAAGGTTCTTAATCAAATACCCATTTCCATCGCTTATGCGATATGGTCCGGGGCTGGTGTTGCGCTGGTAGGAATAGTGGGTTGGATTTGGCTAGGACAAAAACTAGATGCTGGAGCTTTAATAGGCATCGGATTAATCATTGCAGGAGTGCTGGTGATTAATATATTTTCCCAAGCAGTGTCCCATTAAGAAGTAGGGCTTATTCGACACTATGTTTAATAAATTTTTCCAACTTTCTGATGATCAAATCAAGGATCTTTTTGATCATTTTCGAAATATAGGGATTTGTAGCGCCATCTTTGCCGCCTCAGATTGGCAATATTCACAAATTGGCCCTCTCAATTTAGGGCTGAGCATCTTCAGTTGGAGCAAGTTCATTGTCAAATCAGAGCTCAACAATGAGTGGATATATTTTAGGATTGGGATATAAGCAAATTATCACTGGCGGTTTATACGGATTTGCTGAAGGAAATTATATGAGCTACGGTAAAAAATCATTTTCTTCTAGTGCAACGTTGCCTGATGGCCGCCCTTTAAATTTAACCTTAAACCCCGATGCCAACGCCTACACATTATTGGTTGGCGTAGGTTATAAGTTCTAAATTTCAATTTCCCTTCCTTTTAAGCCACTGTTCGCAGTGGCTTTTTTATTTCCACAACTACAACACACCCTAAAATCGGAATGATATCCCCACCTCTAATGCTTCATAACTCTTATTACAGGAGATATTTAATTTGACGCAAAAAGCGTGGGTTTTTGGCGATTTATTGGGTAATTTATATTTTTATGAATGAGGGGATGGGAGGTATAGCGAGAATACTTTTTAGCGTTTGCGTTTATCAAGCTTAGACTCTATCTCTTTGAAGCTATAACGCTTCTTGTCATCGTCATCCAGCTCCATATCAATCAACTGTCTACTCTCATCACCACGCAATTGATGGACGGCTTTAACGGCGTCTAAATGTGAGTAGTGTTGCTCAATCATTGTTGTACTAGTACCCATCTGCTTAGCTAGTGTATGTATAGCAACCTTATCGTGCGTTAAGGCAAGCGTGGCATAGGTGTGGCGCAGACTGTAGAGAACACGCTTCTTATTTGTTATCAAATCTGTTTGTAGGCTGTGGCTAGTAAGGTAGTTATCAAATAGCTTGGAGAAGCTAGTAGGGCGTAGCAGTTTAGGTTTACGCTTTCTTTTAACCTTCTTCTCATCTATGTACTCTATGTAAGTAAAAATGTAATCAGTACATCCTTCCTTTATTAGCTTGGCTGGAGTTTTGCCATAGTTGCGCTGTGCTATTGCTTCTAATGCTTTTACAGTTGGTAATCTGCCAATTGATAAGCGTGAATCTGTTTTACTATCCTGTATGTTTAGGATGACTGTACGATTGGCATTGCTTATCTCTATCTCACTTCCTCTGTCGTCATACTCGTTGGGCTTTTCTATCACCCCAGTCTTTTTAATAACTGGGTACATTTTTAATTCCATCTGTGTCCACTTAAGCTCCAACAGCTCTTTGCCTGGTCGTGCGCCTGTATCTAGTAATACATAGACATAATCACGCAATAGCTTTCTAAGCTCTACGCTGTCAGCCCTACCTTTTTTAATCCACGCATCAAAATTACTCTTTAACGCTCTTGTTTCATCTAATGTAAATTCAGCACGCCTTTCGCTAGCTTTGCCTTTAGCTACTAGCTTAGGACGATTTAATTCCACCATATAACCTTTGTATATAGCTTCATCAAAAATCATCTTCAGTGCGGCATTGTGATTAAGAAGGGTGCTACGAGTGGGTTGCTTTTCCATCTTCTTAATTCGTGCTTTGTCTAAAAGCTCTAATTCTTTGTAGCCAATATTGTTTACAGCGAACTTACCTAATGTTGGGATGAAGTATTTGTCTATCGCTGTTATGTAGTCTTTGTATATTGCTTTGCCGTTGCCACTAGCCATCTCAGCTTTCAGCTTTTTAATGACAGCGTTGGCTATGTCCTTAAACCTGCGTGTAATGGGAGCTACATTAAGTTTCTTAAGCGTATTGGCTTCCAC contains the following coding sequences:
- a CDS encoding recombinase family protein gives rise to the protein MSTYYGYIRVSTLQQANDGDSLETQLKQINSYASLKGYDIPQENFITERGVSGSVEFEKRPEGLKLFEKLETGDVLIFSKLDRAFRNTRNALNTLHELKLRGVSVHFIDLGGDVTNDGIGSVIFTILSAFATFERERIATRIREVKQVQKADGKFLGGFTRFGYRVVEDRLEKDLEQQKIIKEMRDMKRRGMSLRRISSWLNKTHSVKMSHSTVSTYF
- a CDS encoding site-specific integrase; amino-acid sequence: MSKQAKTLTQQELRRVLDYTATRKHSVRNRALLMTTHLSGMRVGEVASLRNSDVLDAEGNIRNEIRLSAEQTKGNEARVVFVSDKLRKELELYTRLMSASNTNPALKFFYSQKRTSDGFTANTLTQFFHYLYKRAGVDGASSHSGRRTFITNLATKGVGVRVLMSLAGHKNISTTQAYIDVNDDMKRKAVELA
- a CDS encoding GlxA family transcriptional regulator, giving the protein MTKKRVIAIVAFNGFQILDVSGPASVFSSANDALNKKVYQVIFLSAQGGMIKSSSGLEIKTIALRNIENIDTLLIAGGDEYGIDELIKDKTATNLIKKNTLKAKRYGSICTGAYVLGRLGLLNGKRITTHWNYCEKLAKEVPTAVVDSNALYVNDKRVWTSAGVTTGIDMSLQIVANDYGNLISNQIAQRLVLYARRPGYQSQFSPVLTAQSNAEPFIELVNWIKENISKHIDAEVMAKIAEMSHRNFYRKFFDSFGVTPAQYVKSVRIDMAKDMLSTNAPLKTIAKLTGFTSVSQLTRVFETLNGISPNLFRQLNQH
- a CDS encoding DJ-1/PfpI family protein yields the protein MSTEINIGFLLFPNLTQLDLTAPAQVLSRIPNAKIHLAWKDTNPVKTDVGFSINPTTSFNNCPQLDVLCVPGGFGIGEQMIDSETLGFLRTQSKNAKYITSVCNGSLILGAAGLLKGHKSACHWIWKKYLHKFGAEAVDGRVVRDGKHISGGGVTAGLDFAFNLASELAGEEVAKMLQLGLEYEPQPPYDCGTPIKAGNELVEKVLALQIERIKKIELNIEQASKAI
- a CDS encoding DUF6641 family protein, with translation MAVLSNLKLVASKKHLTVAPVVQRRNKLIAKIHQQIELCEAQKAGNTYAPKKLKTYTNKQTGERMTAEVAKRVREWFWVNDAGKINLAIKYGAKTLPLNKKGANAIELTNGDELIATLKELKIATANGEFDDAITEVSEATRQGFGK
- a CDS encoding 4-oxalocrotonate tautomerase family protein: MPILNVKVSGQKNTATTKAIHELLLDLTHRILGKKKEVTAIAIDYADPDCWMVGGKLLSEQGKNSFYFDIKITDETNTKDDKAQYIKEAFAGFERILGNLHEESYIYVQDVRAASYGYGGKTQEYRYHH
- a CDS encoding MarR family winged helix-turn-helix transcriptional regulator, encoding MFEQCLYFNTTSLARQLEREWTSAFKPFGLTPSQAFMLRVVLDKAPLLQSKLALEMNISRPTATRGLDGLERLGLIKRLASEKDGREQEIHPTKKAVEMKDAINAASGAVTKRLKKMLGTNHFEDVVGQLRGISSALK
- a CDS encoding multidrug efflux SMR transporter, with the translated sequence MVWFYLVIAIIAEVMATTALKFAEGFTKLIPSALVVVGYAGAFYFLSKVLNQIPISIAYAIWSGAGVALVGIVGWIWLGQKLDAGALIGIGLIIAGVLVINIFSQAVSH